A genomic window from Haladaptatus caseinilyticus includes:
- a CDS encoding S66 family peptidase, which produces MNDFVVPPALEPGDNVAIVAPGTSLADPFPHVYELGLDRLESVFGLNPVEFPTATKSPEWLYDHPEARAQDVMDAFSDPEISGIVTVIGGADQVRILPHLDSTVLRENPTRFFGISDNTNLHTALWNEGIVSFYGGTLFTEFAMQGSMHDYTVEYLERAMFEESFGELRPAEKFTDEDLDWADPANLDRQREMESNSGWQWRGGTERVTGRTWGGSLEVIDLQLSVNRYLPAPEKLDGAVLLLETSEELPSELDVRWILMGMGERGLLSRFSAVLVGRAKARSMEAERPAAERDAYRERQREAISDLVAEYTPDAPVVFDLDFGHTAPVAPVPIGGMATIDPEREQIEFEF; this is translated from the coding sequence ATGAACGATTTCGTCGTCCCTCCAGCGCTCGAACCGGGTGACAACGTCGCCATCGTCGCACCCGGGACCAGCCTCGCAGATCCGTTTCCACACGTGTACGAACTGGGCCTCGACCGTCTGGAATCGGTGTTCGGACTGAACCCCGTCGAATTCCCGACCGCGACGAAGTCACCTGAATGGCTGTACGACCACCCTGAAGCGCGAGCGCAGGACGTGATGGATGCGTTTTCCGACCCTGAAATTTCGGGTATCGTCACGGTCATCGGCGGGGCCGACCAAGTACGAATCCTCCCGCATCTCGATTCCACCGTCCTCCGCGAGAACCCGACGCGGTTTTTCGGAATCAGCGACAACACCAACCTTCATACCGCGCTCTGGAACGAGGGCATCGTCTCCTTCTACGGTGGTACCCTGTTCACCGAGTTCGCCATGCAGGGGTCGATGCACGACTACACCGTCGAATATTTGGAGCGTGCGATGTTCGAGGAATCGTTCGGGGAACTGCGCCCTGCCGAGAAGTTCACTGACGAGGATTTGGACTGGGCTGATCCGGCCAACCTCGACCGTCAGCGAGAGATGGAATCCAACTCGGGATGGCAGTGGCGCGGCGGAACGGAACGAGTTACGGGAAGAACGTGGGGCGGCAGTCTGGAGGTCATCGACCTTCAATTATCCGTCAACCGGTATCTTCCCGCCCCCGAGAAACTCGACGGCGCAGTCCTTCTGCTCGAGACTTCCGAAGAGCTACCGAGCGAACTCGACGTACGGTGGATACTCATGGGGATGGGTGAGCGAGGGCTACTCTCGCGGTTTTCGGCGGTGCTCGTCGGACGAGCGAAAGCACGGTCGATGGAAGCCGAGCGACCCGCCGCCGAACGAGACGCCTACCGCGAGCGTCAGCGCGAGGCGATTTCCGACCTCGTGGCGGAGTACACCCCCGACGCGCCGGTCGTCTTCGACCTCGATTTCGGCCACACTGCCCCCGTCGCGCCGGTTCCAATCGGCGGGATGGCGACGATCGACCCGGAGCGTGAGCAAATCGAGTTCGAATTTTGA
- a CDS encoding DUF58 domain-containing protein: MTVRETNRWYGVSAIALLAAAVGTIVGSPVTLLAGVVGVAFAAYARTATPPTTEFELTRTVSDRTPHPGDDVQVEVTVENTGAKTVPDLRIVDGVPESLRVLSGSPRLGTALRPGRKAVFSYTLEAVRGEHGFDATQVLARDFSGAVEIEFDLTDETTITCMPNLESTAEDVPLREQTIRHTGRIATRNGGTGVEFFATREYRPGDPLSRIDWNRKARTGELTTVEFREERTATVVLVVDVREKAYFTNDVDDPGAVEHSVRAVGDVFCALLDGGDRVGIAAFGPEERWLSPGTGAYHRAEARELLSNATAFSQKPPEGTFYSTVKLRWLRRRLPADAQVVFFTPFCDAFAPEVVRRLDASGHAVTVISPDPTNDTTTGQRLAWAERQRRIHSIRAAGIPVVDWHTDDSLGVTLVHANRRWRR, encoded by the coding sequence ATGACCGTCCGCGAAACGAATCGATGGTACGGCGTGAGCGCGATCGCGCTTCTCGCCGCCGCTGTCGGCACGATCGTTGGAAGTCCGGTGACACTCCTCGCAGGCGTCGTCGGCGTCGCGTTCGCCGCGTACGCCCGGACTGCGACGCCCCCGACGACGGAGTTCGAACTGACGCGAACCGTCAGTGACCGAACCCCACACCCCGGCGACGACGTGCAGGTCGAGGTAACGGTCGAAAATACGGGGGCGAAAACCGTACCCGACCTTCGAATCGTGGATGGCGTGCCCGAAAGTCTTCGCGTGCTATCGGGCTCACCTCGCCTCGGAACCGCACTCCGTCCCGGCAGAAAAGCGGTGTTTTCCTACACGCTCGAGGCGGTTCGAGGAGAACACGGTTTCGACGCAACACAGGTGTTGGCCCGTGACTTCAGCGGAGCGGTCGAAATCGAGTTCGACCTGACCGACGAGACGACGATTACCTGCATGCCGAACCTCGAATCTACGGCGGAGGACGTTCCCCTCCGTGAACAGACGATTCGGCACACCGGCCGGATTGCGACCCGTAACGGCGGCACCGGCGTCGAATTCTTCGCCACTCGCGAGTACAGACCCGGCGACCCGCTTTCCCGCATCGACTGGAACAGGAAGGCGCGAACCGGCGAACTGACCACGGTCGAGTTTCGAGAGGAGCGAACCGCGACGGTCGTCCTGGTCGTGGACGTCCGTGAGAAGGCATACTTCACGAACGATGTGGATGACCCCGGGGCAGTGGAGCATTCCGTTCGTGCCGTCGGCGATGTGTTCTGTGCATTGCTCGACGGCGGCGACCGAGTCGGAATCGCGGCGTTCGGTCCCGAGGAGCGCTGGCTTTCGCCGGGAACGGGCGCGTATCATCGGGCGGAGGCCCGGGAGTTGCTTTCGAACGCGACGGCGTTCTCGCAGAAACCGCCGGAAGGAACGTTTTATTCCACGGTAAAACTACGCTGGCTCAGACGGCGACTACCGGCGGACGCGCAAGTGGTATTCTTCACCCCCTTCTGTGACGCCTTCGCACCGGAGGTGGTGCGGCGACTCGACGCCAGTGGACACGCTGTAACCGTTATCAGCCCCGATCCGACGAACGACACGACGACCGGACAGCGACTCGCGTGGGCGGAGCGCCAACGACGGATTCACTCGATCCGGGCGGCCGGTATCCCCGTCGTCGATTGGCATACCGATGATTCGCTCGGCGTAACCTTGGTCCACGCAAATCGGAGGTGGCGTCGATGA
- a CDS encoding DUF7519 family protein, giving the protein MSGMETTVEGEATETDVSSEKTTGTDATGTGFENESKPRTTEIDRSPARTSQLLAIIAASVVLGTSAFFGDVGLIGGSLGFVLVSFGVVRGSRGIVTTGSFVLLVGVLAGGLGTAPAELLIPGTMATVLAWDFGEQAINVGEQLGREADTQTLELMHAAASTVVAISAGGVGYGMYILGGGGQPMTALVFLLIAALALTSALRA; this is encoded by the coding sequence ATGAGCGGGATGGAGACGACCGTAGAGGGGGAGGCGACGGAGACGGACGTGAGCAGCGAAAAGACGACAGGGACGGATGCAACCGGGACGGGTTTCGAAAACGAATCGAAACCACGAACCACCGAAATCGACCGCTCACCCGCACGAACGAGCCAACTGCTGGCCATCATCGCGGCGTCCGTCGTTCTCGGAACGAGCGCCTTCTTCGGCGATGTCGGGTTGATCGGTGGCAGCCTCGGCTTCGTACTGGTCTCGTTCGGCGTCGTTCGCGGGTCGCGGGGGATCGTCACGACCGGGAGCTTCGTCCTCCTCGTCGGCGTGCTCGCTGGCGGCTTGGGAACCGCCCCGGCCGAACTGTTGATCCCTGGCACGATGGCGACGGTGTTGGCGTGGGATTTCGGCGAGCAAGCGATAAACGTCGGTGAGCAGCTGGGGCGGGAGGCGGACACGCAGACCCTCGAACTCATGCATGCCGCGGCCAGCACCGTCGTTGCGATTTCGGCAGGCGGCGTTGGCTACGGGATGTATATACTCGGAGGCGGCGGCCAACCGATGACCGCGCTGGTATTCCTGCTGATCGCCGCATTGGCGCTCACGTCCGCACTGCGGGCCTGA
- a CDS encoding DUF7269 family protein, protein MKDRPLVTIVGVFAIGWGLAVAFAPELASVFSTGAIFVKLVGVLTLVQGLRVVQSRRKRDLVQAETGDPETNVTLPTPGAEFDDRLSQVHHGTRTKRFRTRKQLRRSLEASLVESITQREGCSEEQARTRLEAGDWTNDREAAAFLGGPSAPRRSWREWFRKSLGGQTEFQRRARRTADAVADYVEGDR, encoded by the coding sequence ATGAAAGATCGGCCTCTGGTGACGATTGTCGGTGTCTTCGCAATCGGGTGGGGACTCGCCGTTGCCTTCGCCCCGGAACTCGCGTCGGTGTTCTCGACGGGGGCGATTTTCGTCAAACTGGTCGGCGTGCTGACGCTCGTTCAAGGGCTTCGCGTCGTACAGAGTCGACGAAAGCGTGACCTTGTCCAGGCGGAAACCGGCGACCCGGAGACGAACGTGACACTCCCCACGCCGGGTGCCGAGTTCGACGACCGCCTCAGCCAGGTCCACCACGGAACACGAACGAAACGATTTCGGACGCGAAAACAACTCCGGCGGAGCCTCGAAGCGTCGCTCGTCGAATCTATTACCCAACGGGAGGGTTGTTCGGAAGAACAGGCCCGAACGCGGTTGGAAGCCGGCGACTGGACGAACGACAGGGAGGCCGCCGCGTTCCTCGGCGGCCCATCAGCGCCGCGTCGGTCGTGGCGCGAATGGTTCCGCAAATCGCTCGGCGGGCAGACGGAGTTCCAGCGACGAGCACGTCGGACTGCCGACGCCGTCGCCGACTACGTGGAGGGAGACCGATGA
- a CDS encoding AAA family ATPase — MDVTDANAKSDSVLDAIGTAVIADREFLETVLLGVMAQGHVLLEDAPGTGKTLTARSFASALGLSFSRVQFTPDLLPADVTGTHVFNEQDREFEFNEGPIFANVVLADEINRAPPKTQAALLEAMEERQVTVDGDTRELPKPFFVIATQNPVEQEGTFPLPEAQVDRFAVKTSLGYPELDGEIELLRRRANRHSQSPSVETVLNNQLVSDLQSVPETVRVEEDLIEYMAAIARETRDDRRVEVGVSPRGTQRLFEATRARAAMQGREFVTPDDVKRVAYPVLAHRVVLTPDAKVNNARKDEIIESVLDSVPVPTVE, encoded by the coding sequence ATGGACGTTACAGACGCGAACGCGAAAAGCGATTCCGTCCTCGACGCGATTGGAACCGCCGTCATCGCCGACCGCGAGTTTCTCGAGACGGTCCTCCTCGGCGTGATGGCACAAGGTCACGTCCTCCTCGAAGACGCGCCCGGTACCGGAAAGACCCTCACCGCGCGGAGTTTTGCCTCCGCGCTCGGTCTCTCCTTTAGTCGCGTACAATTTACCCCTGACCTCCTCCCGGCGGACGTGACGGGGACACACGTGTTCAACGAGCAAGACCGCGAGTTCGAGTTCAACGAAGGCCCCATCTTCGCCAACGTCGTCCTCGCGGACGAGATCAACCGTGCACCGCCGAAAACGCAGGCCGCACTCCTCGAAGCAATGGAAGAGCGTCAAGTCACCGTCGATGGCGACACACGCGAACTTCCGAAACCGTTCTTCGTCATCGCCACGCAGAACCCCGTCGAACAGGAAGGGACCTTCCCGCTCCCCGAGGCACAGGTGGACCGCTTCGCCGTCAAAACCAGCCTCGGTTACCCCGAGTTGGACGGCGAAATCGAACTCCTCCGCAGGCGTGCCAACCGGCACAGTCAAAGTCCGAGCGTGGAAACCGTGCTCAACAATCAACTCGTCTCCGACCTCCAGTCCGTCCCCGAGACGGTGCGCGTCGAGGAGGACCTCATCGAGTACATGGCCGCCATCGCCCGCGAAACCCGCGACGACCGCCGGGTCGAAGTCGGCGTCTCACCCCGTGGCACCCAGCGCCTGTTCGAGGCTACCCGCGCCCGTGCAGCTATGCAGGGTCGCGAGTTCGTCACCCCTGACGACGTGAAGCGAGTCGCCTACCCCGTTCTCGCCCACCGCGTCGTTCTCACTCCCGACGCGAAGGTGAACAACGCGCGCAAGGACGAAATCATCGAGTCAGTGCTAGATAGCGTACCGGTGCCGACGGTAGAGTAG
- a CDS encoding CopG family ribbon-helix-helix protein, with product MTVVSVSMPDELLKRIDQFADEHGYTGRSEVVREASRNLLGEFEDRRLEDRKLMGVVTVMFDYETTSVEERMMQLRHEHEGLVASNFHNHVGDHYCMELFVLEGELEEISAFVGKIRATQDTLTVDYSVTPVDGFSPFAETS from the coding sequence ATGACTGTCGTAAGCGTCTCCATGCCCGACGAACTGCTCAAGCGAATCGATCAGTTCGCGGATGAACACGGCTACACCGGCCGAAGCGAAGTCGTCCGCGAAGCGAGTCGGAACCTTCTCGGGGAGTTCGAGGACCGCCGACTCGAAGACCGAAAACTCATGGGCGTCGTCACTGTGATGTTCGATTACGAAACGACGAGCGTCGAAGAGCGGATGATGCAACTACGCCACGAACACGAGGGGTTGGTCGCGTCGAACTTTCACAACCACGTCGGTGACCACTACTGCATGGAACTGTTCGTCCTCGAAGGCGAACTCGAGGAGATTTCCGCCTTCGTCGGCAAGATTCGAGCGACACAGGACACGCTCACGGTGGATTACTCCGTAACGCCCGTCGATGGGTTCTCCCCGTTTGCCGAGACGAGTTAG